A window of Ignicoccus hospitalis KIN4/I contains these coding sequences:
- a CDS encoding tRNA(Phe) 7-((3-amino-3-carboxypropyl)-4-demethylwyosine(37)-N(4))-methyltransferase has translation MVGELWAEAKERAYKRMKKDLEIGYLDKDIVDILEDFFSLPYAFTKSSCSGRVTAVDADFPWSRDGTIVFKVHRPISSEELIKILDKPTSKRLWLNVQGPIFHVVAKDLESAFKVLEMARKAGFKHSGILTANEEGWLVELTTGVRANLLLKVGDEVLVKPSDSLLKAVNEVLLQGKRRLEALRQALREAKGGLELAGPSEGALRLEGVAGQRGEDLGGQGDKTSEV, from the coding sequence TTGGTCGGGGAGCTCTGGGCGGAGGCGAAGGAAAGGGCCTACAAGAGGATGAAGAAGGATTTGGAAATCGGTTACTTGGACAAGGACATAGTTGACATATTGGAGGACTTCTTCTCCTTGCCCTACGCGTTCACGAAGTCGAGCTGTTCCGGGAGGGTGACCGCGGTGGACGCGGACTTCCCGTGGTCCAGGGACGGGACCATAGTGTTCAAGGTTCACAGGCCCATCTCCTCTGAAGAGCTCATAAAGATATTGGACAAGCCCACCAGCAAGAGGCTCTGGCTCAACGTGCAGGGGCCCATATTTCACGTAGTCGCTAAGGACTTGGAATCCGCGTTCAAAGTATTGGAGATGGCTAGGAAGGCGGGCTTCAAGCACAGCGGCATCTTGACGGCCAACGAAGAGGGCTGGCTGGTGGAGCTCACCACAGGGGTGAGGGCCAACTTGTTGTTGAAAGTGGGGGACGAGGTGTTGGTTAAGCCTTCGGACTCCTTGTTAAAAGCGGTGAACGAGGTGTTGCTACAAGGGAAGAGGAGGCTTGAGGCCCTCAGACAAGCGCTCCGCGAGGCTAAGGGAGGCCTTGAGCTTGCTGGCCCAAGCGAGGGAGCACTTCGACTCGAGGGGGTCGCTGGACAGCGAGGGGAGGACCTTGGTGGCCAAGGCGATAAAACTTCTGAAGTCTGA
- a CDS encoding NOG1 family protein has product MLKDPPNYFRHLHVPTADEIVKKVLKRYPELKPKSKRPKHIIELEINRVNLTYQIIIDKLSFLDKLPKPESMHPFYLELASLTVPYQKYWAAASGLKRLREKLKEMWEDYRALVRAAVSLEEAARFRREAVGRALSMVRRSRGALSTIREFKYAVASLPSVDFEEPRIVVAGMPSSGKSSFVKAVSTAEVEVASYPFTTKQVHLGHFERGGRRFQVVDTPGILDRPWDSLNEIERKAVIAIRHLPNVLLFLYDVSEEGYGVEEQTEVLDNVINVVGKEKVVVALNKIDVANERKVELAEEEASRRGLRTFKLSLKTGEGLEELLEELVRRAEEDLSAAPKP; this is encoded by the coding sequence GTGCTTAAGGACCCTCCCAACTACTTCAGACACCTCCACGTGCCGACGGCGGACGAGATAGTGAAGAAGGTACTCAAGAGGTATCCCGAGCTCAAGCCGAAGAGCAAGAGGCCCAAGCACATAATAGAGCTCGAAATAAACAGAGTGAACTTGACTTACCAAATAATAATAGACAAGCTCTCCTTCTTAGACAAGCTCCCCAAGCCGGAAAGCATGCACCCCTTCTACTTGGAGCTGGCCTCCTTGACGGTGCCCTACCAGAAGTACTGGGCGGCGGCCTCGGGTCTGAAGAGGCTTAGGGAGAAGCTCAAGGAGATGTGGGAGGACTACCGGGCGCTGGTGAGGGCGGCGGTGAGCTTGGAGGAGGCGGCGAGGTTCAGGAGGGAGGCCGTGGGGAGGGCCTTAAGCATGGTAAGGAGGTCGAGGGGGGCCCTTAGCACCATAAGGGAGTTCAAGTACGCGGTGGCCTCCTTGCCCTCGGTGGACTTCGAGGAGCCGAGGATTGTGGTGGCGGGGATGCCCTCCTCCGGGAAGTCGAGCTTCGTGAAGGCCGTTTCTACCGCCGAGGTGGAAGTCGCTTCCTACCCCTTCACGACCAAGCAGGTCCACTTGGGTCACTTCGAGAGAGGAGGGAGGAGGTTCCAAGTGGTGGACACCCCGGGAATATTGGATAGACCTTGGGACTCCTTGAATGAGATAGAGAGGAAGGCCGTAATAGCTATAAGGCACTTACCCAACGTTTTGCTATTCTTGTACGACGTAAGCGAGGAGGGGTACGGGGTGGAGGAGCAGACGGAGGTGCTGGACAACGTGATAAACGTGGTCGGTAAGGAGAAAGTTGTAGTGGCGCTGAACAAGATCGACGTGGCGAACGAGAGGAAGGTCGAGCTGGCGGAAGAGGAGGCTTCCCGCAGGGGGCTGAGGACCTTCAAGCTTTCCTTGAAAACCGGCGAGGGCTTGGAAGAGCTCTTGGAGGAGCTCGTCAGGAGGGCCGAGGAGGACTTGTCGGCCGCCCCAAAGCCTTAA
- a CDS encoding amidohydrolase family protein, translated as MQEGYSVLFRDGVVVEEPGKSYVGYVYANKGKIVAVGKGEPPDEYAFATYNINGKGRILTPGLICPLTSLTKHPSRFGGKEAETDEELYYAALMALQDLLLSGFTTVGTIESKVEPVVRAVVQAGIRAVIFVDSSAPGWKDQLRLLLNKWKGYEERIYAGVAALNGDEEAVKLARELGLPLVSPKEGIVLKEAEGIAKERGVVLLERGGVRTYGFLGSKTTNLMNVIRTLYYTGTGALEAFKAVTVNAAEVLGLEKVGKLKPGYYADMVVWDVSEPPGWTAGKGEPEEVIIATNPKVEAVIAAGEVVVDISQMLTIGAKDVKRARRLFGG; from the coding sequence GTGCAAGAGGGCTACAGCGTCCTCTTTAGGGACGGCGTAGTGGTCGAGGAGCCCGGAAAGAGCTACGTGGGCTACGTTTACGCGAACAAGGGCAAGATAGTGGCGGTGGGCAAGGGGGAGCCCCCCGACGAGTACGCCTTCGCCACCTACAACATCAACGGGAAGGGGAGGATCCTCACCCCGGGCTTGATATGTCCGCTCACCTCCCTCACGAAGCACCCCTCCCGCTTTGGAGGTAAGGAGGCGGAGACGGACGAGGAGCTCTACTACGCGGCCTTGATGGCGCTGCAAGACCTCTTGTTGAGCGGGTTCACTACGGTCGGTACAATAGAGAGTAAGGTAGAGCCCGTGGTCAGGGCGGTGGTACAAGCCGGGATAAGGGCGGTCATCTTCGTGGACTCCTCTGCCCCCGGCTGGAAGGACCAGCTGAGGCTGTTGTTGAACAAGTGGAAGGGCTACGAGGAGAGGATCTACGCCGGGGTGGCGGCGCTCAACGGCGACGAGGAAGCGGTTAAGCTGGCGAGGGAGCTGGGGCTCCCGCTGGTCTCCCCGAAGGAGGGCATAGTGCTGAAGGAGGCCGAAGGGATAGCGAAGGAGAGGGGCGTTGTCCTCTTGGAGAGGGGAGGGGTTAGGACGTACGGCTTCCTGGGCTCCAAGACTACCAACTTGATGAACGTGATAAGGACCTTGTACTACACCGGCACCGGGGCGCTGGAGGCGTTCAAGGCGGTTACCGTCAACGCGGCCGAGGTCTTAGGCTTGGAGAAGGTGGGCAAACTCAAGCCCGGCTACTACGCGGACATGGTAGTGTGGGACGTCTCCGAGCCGCCGGGCTGGACCGCGGGCAAGGGAGAGCCCGAAGAAGTGATAATAGCCACCAACCCGAAGGTCGAGGCAGTAATAGCGGCCGGGGAGGTGGTGGTGGACATCTCCCAGATGCTCACCATAGGTGCCAAGGACGTCAAGAGGGCTAGGAGGCTCTTTGGCGGCTGA